From Longimicrobium sp., the proteins below share one genomic window:
- the rpsD gene encoding 30S ribosomal protein S4, which yields MARYTGSVCKLCRREGQKLFLKGLKCFTEGCPVERRPYAPGQHGQSGGGRRRKASEYAHQLREKQKVKRIYGVAEKPFRNLFEKAAGQSGVTGENLLAALESRLDNVVYRMGFGASRKEARQLVRHGHVQVNGRKLDVPSAQVAPGDEVRVAPASKDILPVAAALAAKSRPTSVAWLAVDEGSRTGRMVSRPGRADIPLAVQEQLIVELYSK from the coding sequence ATGGCCCGTTACACCGGATCGGTCTGCAAGCTCTGCCGCCGCGAGGGGCAGAAGCTGTTCCTGAAGGGGCTGAAGTGCTTCACCGAGGGTTGCCCCGTGGAGCGCCGCCCCTACGCCCCCGGCCAGCACGGCCAGAGCGGAGGCGGCCGCCGCCGCAAGGCGAGCGAGTACGCGCACCAGCTGCGCGAGAAGCAGAAGGTGAAGCGCATCTACGGAGTGGCCGAGAAGCCGTTCCGCAACCTGTTCGAGAAGGCCGCCGGCCAGAGCGGCGTCACCGGCGAGAACCTGCTGGCGGCGCTGGAGAGCCGGCTCGACAACGTGGTGTACCGCATGGGCTTCGGCGCCAGCCGCAAGGAGGCGCGCCAGCTGGTGCGCCACGGGCACGTGCAGGTCAACGGCCGTAAGCTCGACGTGCCCAGCGCCCAGGTGGCGCCGGGCGACGAGGTGCGCGTGGCGCCGGCCAGCAAGGACATCCTGCCGGTGGCCGCGGCGCTGGCGGCGAAGAGCCGCCCCACCAGCGTGGCGTGGCTGGCCGTGGACGAGGGCTCGCGCACGGGCCGCATGGTGAGCCGCCCCGGCCGCGCGGACATCCCGCTGGCGGTGCAGGAGCAGCTCATCGTCGAGCTCTACAGCAAGTAA